The region CGCCCCGCCACGCTCCACCGGCCGCCCGGACCGCACCGGCCAGCACCTGCCAGGGGGCACGACCGGCCACCAGCAGCTCCGCCGAGAGTCCCGGGTCCAGGCTGAGCAGGGCGTCCGGGTCCGCGCCGGCCAGGGCCGAGGCAACCCCGTCGTCGTACGACCGAGCGCGCGGGTCGGCGTACCCCGGTGCCTTCTCACCGCGGCAGGCAGACCCGTCCCCCATCACCAGCAGCGCCACCCGACGGTCGGAACCGGCGGCGCGGCCGGTCGACTCGGTGGCATGGTCGGAACCGGCGGCGCTGCCGGGATTGGCCGCGTTGCCGAACTCGGCGGCGAGCTGCGCCCCGATCCGGGCGCACGCGATGGCCGGCTCGTCCGGCGCGACCGCCTGCCCGAGCCGCAGGCACTTCGCCCCGCCCCGGTGCATCAACCAGGCACCGATCTGCACGCTCAACGGCAGGCGCGGGCCACCAGCACAGTTGACCTTCGACAGGTGGATGCGCCGGTCCAGCCCGTACGGCCGCAGGCTGCCGTAGTCGGCCGCCCGCAACCTGATGGTCTCCGGCCCACCACCCACCACGAAGACGACATCCGGTTCGGCGGCCAGTAGCCGGCCGACGGCGGCGGCGCAGGCGGCGCGAAGATCGTCCAACTCCGGGGCCGCCGTTCCGGCGATCTCCGGAACGATCAGGGGCGGATGTGGACAGACTGCGGCGGCGACCAGTGGCACGCTCCCACCGTAGCCGGCAGCGACCGACACCCCGACTCCTACCACCCGGCACCGGTCTAGGACACCGTATGGTCACGGTCGACCTTAGGCGCTCGACGCGGACCGGGTTGGACCTGTGACAATGCCGGGAGAAACTTTACGGTAACTGGCTGCGCAACGGCGGTGATCGTCGGGACTTCCCCGACGGCGCCGGGAGAACGAGGATGGGCACATGAGCGACTGGACTGCCTTCGGACGGGTGGACGCGGAC is a window of Micromonospora polyrhachis DNA encoding:
- a CDS encoding class III extradiol dioxygenase subunit B-like domain-containing protein, whose translation is MPLVAAAVCPHPPLIVPEIAGTAAPELDDLRAACAAAVGRLLAAEPDVVFVVGGGPETIRLRAADYGSLRPYGLDRRIHLSKVNCAGGPRLPLSVQIGAWLMHRGGAKCLRLGQAVAPDEPAIACARIGAQLAAEFGNAANPGSAAGSDHATESTGRAAGSDRRVALLVMGDGSACRGEKAPGYADPRARSYDDGVASALAGADPDALLSLDPGLSAELLVAGRAPWQVLAGAVRAAGGAWRGELTYYAVPYGVAYFVAEWLPA